One window of the Terriglobia bacterium genome contains the following:
- a CDS encoding DUF4395 family protein gives MRSKLEISETVPGSRGVRQSDAAGISSAFTPTSWRDTAKRNFILQLGFAEPAPAVCARQYSALVFQPKVVLATIVAGIVFQSSGIFAALGALLWMSALVPKMNPISAIYNRTIGRQQEAFLLGPAPPPRRAAEAEAGTFALATALVIHAELSLAAHVLEAIFLAASVAVLIGSFCTGSFLFHLVRGRWRFVRQTLPWASHVRCQTKASKFQG, from the coding sequence ATGAGATCCAAATTGGAGATCAGTGAGACGGTCCCGGGAAGCAGGGGCGTCCGTCAGTCCGATGCTGCCGGGATTTCCAGCGCATTCACGCCCACATCCTGGCGTGACACCGCCAAACGAAACTTCATTCTTCAACTGGGATTCGCCGAACCTGCGCCCGCGGTTTGCGCGCGGCAGTATTCTGCGCTGGTTTTTCAGCCCAAGGTTGTGTTGGCCACAATCGTTGCCGGAATCGTGTTCCAGTCGTCTGGAATATTCGCGGCCCTGGGCGCCTTGTTGTGGATGAGCGCGCTTGTTCCGAAAATGAATCCGATCAGCGCCATCTACAACCGGACCATCGGCAGGCAGCAGGAGGCCTTCCTCCTTGGCCCCGCACCGCCTCCGCGTCGCGCAGCGGAAGCAGAGGCCGGAACGTTCGCGCTGGCCACGGCACTTGTGATCCACGCTGAACTCAGCCTTGCGGCGCACGTTCTCGAGGCAATCTTTCTGGCAGCCTCGGTGGCAGTACTCATCGGAAGCTTTTGCACGGGATCGTTTTTGTTTCACCTGGTTCGTGGGCGATGGAGGTTCGTCCGCCAGACCCTTCCGTGGGCTAGCCATGTCCGTTGCCAGACCAAGGCTTCAAAATTCCAGGGTTAA
- a CDS encoding AraC family transcriptional regulator: MDVLSDVLRVVRLSGAVFFVAEFSTPWAIESPPSKALASFIMPSAECFTLFHALAQGACWVKVKGEPPMRMVTGDVLVVPQGDEHVMGSDLALKPTPMKALVPDVPRPGMPPVTDGGGGEVARFVCGYLHCDQKFNPLFSTLPRLLCIRNREGSVVLESAGAANRISDRMVPFHAGMWLNTTLHYLIKEAQSQNSSSQLILGRLTELMFVEVLRRYMEEMAPGQKGWLAGLKDPFVNRAINLLHEQPARAWTVEDLARDAGVSRSVLAGRFTDLIGESPMRYLTNWRIHLAKQLLSEGHHSMAEVAERVGYESEYAFNRAFKRQVGRPPAAWGKKGSIVETAP, from the coding sequence ATGGACGTGCTCTCTGACGTCTTGCGGGTTGTCCGCCTGTCCGGAGCAGTGTTTTTTGTGGCCGAATTTTCCACTCCGTGGGCGATAGAGTCCCCACCCTCCAAAGCTCTCGCATCCTTCATCATGCCGAGCGCCGAGTGCTTCACGCTTTTTCACGCGCTCGCACAGGGCGCCTGCTGGGTGAAAGTCAAAGGCGAGCCGCCGATGCGGATGGTCACCGGGGACGTATTGGTCGTTCCACAGGGAGATGAGCATGTGATGGGGAGTGACCTGGCGTTGAAGCCTACGCCGATGAAGGCCCTGGTTCCGGATGTCCCGCGGCCGGGTATGCCTCCCGTGACCGACGGCGGCGGTGGCGAGGTGGCTCGCTTCGTGTGCGGGTACCTGCACTGCGATCAAAAGTTCAACCCGCTCTTCAGCACCCTTCCGAGATTGCTGTGCATTCGGAACCGCGAAGGCAGCGTGGTGCTCGAATCCGCTGGCGCTGCAAATCGAATCTCAGACCGGATGGTTCCGTTTCATGCCGGCATGTGGCTGAATACAACCCTTCATTACCTCATCAAGGAAGCGCAGTCGCAAAACTCGAGCAGCCAGTTGATTCTCGGTCGTCTGACGGAGTTGATGTTTGTGGAGGTCCTGCGCCGATACATGGAGGAAATGGCTCCCGGCCAGAAAGGCTGGCTGGCCGGGCTGAAGGACCCCTTTGTCAACCGGGCCATCAACCTGCTGCACGAGCAGCCGGCACGGGCGTGGACGGTCGAAGACCTGGCGCGTGACGCAGGCGTTTCGCGCTCAGTCCTGGCCGGGCGGTTTACCGACCTCATCGGGGAATCGCCGATGCGCTATCTGACGAACTGGCGGATCCACCTGGCAAAACAATTGCTCTCGGAAGGCCATCACAGCATGGCCGAGGTTGCCGAGCGCGTCGGTTACGAATCCGAGTATGCCTTCAACCGGGCCTTCAAGCGCCAGGTAGGCAGGCCTCCCGCAGCCTGGGGGAAGAAAGGCTCCATCGTCGAGACAGCGCCATAA
- a CDS encoding peptidase S10, translating to MSTLRVAAIAFILLVLAPVVRAQEKIEQASPKPEAAKTEPFKPEERQSKGSVTIGGHAINYDAYAGTLVVHPKKPDDDADDDTDPDAAPGGGQPPEASMFYVAYFESGEKETARPVTFLYNGGPGSSTVWLHMGAFGPRRVVTADNSHTPPAPYRVVNNDYSLLDVSDLVFVDAPGTGFSRIQGRNAKKAFYGVDQDAYAFADFIVQFLSKYGRWNSPKYLFGESYGTTRSAVLANLLETGHDIDLNGVILLSQILNFDLSPDDPQANPGIDLPYELALPTYAATAWYHHKMPNAPADLQSLLAEVEHFAMTDYAEALEKGSELPEAQRRAIAEKLRQYTGLPVAYIEKADLRINGGEFEKTLQDDQDLTTGRLDTRFSGPTYDPLSKEAEYDPQEAAISSAYVAAFNDYVRKELKFGEDEKYKPEIEIWKTWNFLHQPPGEEQPEQQSANVLPDLAQAMKYDPNLKVMLNSGYFDLATPYYEGVYEMRHLPMPASLQKNIEIKHYQSGHMVYARQASLKELHDNVVAFILKGDQHKP from the coding sequence ATGTCCACCCTGAGGGTTGCTGCGATTGCATTCATTTTGTTGGTTCTCGCGCCTGTGGTTCGCGCCCAGGAGAAAATTGAGCAGGCGTCCCCCAAACCCGAGGCGGCGAAAACCGAACCGTTCAAACCGGAAGAGCGGCAGAGCAAGGGCTCGGTGACGATTGGCGGACATGCGATTAATTACGACGCCTACGCCGGCACGCTGGTGGTGCATCCAAAGAAGCCCGATGACGACGCAGACGACGATACGGACCCGGATGCTGCGCCGGGCGGGGGCCAGCCGCCGGAAGCCAGCATGTTTTACGTGGCGTACTTCGAATCCGGCGAGAAGGAAACGGCGCGTCCCGTAACCTTTCTCTACAACGGCGGGCCGGGTTCTTCAACCGTGTGGCTGCACATGGGAGCTTTCGGGCCCAGGCGTGTGGTGACGGCGGACAATTCGCACACGCCGCCGGCGCCCTATCGCGTGGTGAATAACGATTACAGCCTGCTCGATGTAAGCGACCTGGTGTTTGTGGATGCGCCGGGCACCGGCTTCAGCCGCATCCAGGGCAGGAACGCGAAGAAGGCCTTCTACGGAGTCGATCAGGACGCCTACGCGTTTGCCGACTTCATCGTGCAGTTTCTCTCGAAATATGGCCGATGGAATTCGCCGAAATATTTATTTGGCGAAAGCTACGGCACCACGCGCTCAGCCGTGCTGGCCAACCTGCTGGAAACCGGTCACGACATCGACCTGAACGGCGTGATCCTGCTGTCGCAGATTCTCAACTTTGATCTCAGCCCCGACGATCCGCAGGCGAACCCCGGCATCGATCTGCCGTACGAGCTGGCGCTGCCCACTTATGCCGCCACGGCCTGGTATCACCACAAGATGCCAAACGCTCCTGCGGATTTGCAGTCGCTGCTTGCCGAGGTGGAGCATTTCGCGATGACCGACTACGCCGAGGCGCTTGAAAAAGGTTCCGAGCTGCCTGAGGCGCAGCGGCGCGCCATCGCCGAAAAGCTGCGCCAGTACACCGGTCTGCCGGTGGCCTACATCGAGAAGGCCGACCTGCGTATCAATGGTGGAGAGTTTGAAAAGACCCTTCAAGATGACCAGGACCTGACCACCGGGCGGCTCGACACTCGCTTTTCAGGTCCTACTTACGATCCGCTGAGCAAAGAGGCCGAGTACGATCCACAAGAGGCGGCCATCAGCTCCGCATACGTGGCCGCGTTTAACGATTATGTGCGGAAAGAGTTAAAGTTTGGAGAGGATGAAAAATACAAGCCTGAAATCGAAATATGGAAAACCTGGAACTTCTTGCACCAGCCACCGGGGGAGGAGCAGCCGGAACAGCAGTCGGCAAACGTCTTGCCGGACCTCGCTCAGGCCATGAAGTATGATCCCAACCTCAAGGTGATGCTGAATTCCGGCTACTTCGATCTTGCCACGCCCTATTATGAAGGCGTCTACGAAATGCGTCATCTGCCCATGCCGGCGAGCTTGCAGAAGAACATCGAAATCAAGCACTATCAGTCAGGCCACATGGTCTACGCCCGTCAGGCGTCGCTGAAAGAACTGCACGACAATGTGGTCGCCTTCATCCTCAAGGGGGACCAGCACAAACCCTGA
- a CDS encoding class I SAM-dependent methyltransferase, with protein sequence MADRSNGYEGVALEFLARRGSGRFIGIGVEEVRKWARTLPRGAAVIDLGCGPGFPITEVLVAEGLNVFGVDAAPTFVEAFRRNLPNIPVVCEAVQDSRFFDRTFDAVLAWGLMFLLSPEDQRRLIQQIAGTLVASGRLLFTSPAEPTVWNDAMTGLESRSLGAEEYRRQLSTVGLPVISEYEDEGQNHYYDVLKDAHSAVLAPGGGTTSA encoded by the coding sequence ATGGCAGATCGATCGAATGGATACGAAGGTGTCGCCTTGGAGTTTTTGGCCCGCCGCGGCAGTGGCCGTTTTATCGGAATCGGCGTGGAAGAGGTGCGGAAGTGGGCCCGAACATTGCCTCGCGGGGCCGCGGTGATTGACCTGGGCTGCGGGCCCGGTTTTCCCATCACCGAGGTTCTGGTTGCCGAAGGGCTTAACGTTTTTGGCGTTGATGCAGCGCCGACTTTCGTCGAGGCATTCCGGCGCAATCTCCCCAACATCCCTGTGGTTTGCGAAGCCGTCCAGGATTCGAGATTTTTCGATCGAACTTTCGATGCTGTTCTGGCATGGGGGCTCATGTTCCTGCTTTCTCCTGAAGATCAGCGGCGCCTGATCCAACAGATTGCTGGCACACTCGTGGCCAGCGGTCGCCTGCTGTTTACGTCGCCTGCGGAGCCAACGGTCTGGAACGATGCGATGACGGGATTGGAATCACGCTCGCTTGGAGCCGAGGAGTACCGGAGGCAGCTCTCAACAGTGGGTCTCCCGGTTATCAGCGAGTACGAGGATGAAGGCCAAAACCACTATTACGACGTTCTCAAAGACGCGCATTCCGCAGTCCTGGCTCCCGGAGGGGGGACAACATCGGCATAA